In one Diabrotica virgifera virgifera chromosome 7, PGI_DIABVI_V3a genomic region, the following are encoded:
- the LOC126887671 gene encoding zinc finger protein 420-like isoform X1, with protein sequence MEFKVEIKEELVEYNQKDLESQLSTSIDLENFKNELELEDISEMGPKAEIKEEFAAECSQEYRENQLCTSQDLEDLVNKADEDNSGFSQNGMEIVKTALACSTEQQISANTEETTSKNSNCKCKICFKQFNQAGSLKRHLKTHTAEKLNKCEICFKQLTTKSNLKTHLRMHTGEKPFKCKICFKQFSQAKSLKFHLRGHTGETPYKCEICFKQFSHANNLKSHLRGHTGDTPYKCEICFKQFNQANGLKFHLRAHTGETPYKCEICFKQFNQANGLKFHLRTHTGETPYKCEICFKRFSRANNLKSHLRVHTGETPYKCEICFKQFSQANNLKSHLRVHTGETPYKCEICFRQFSRANNLKSHLKVHTGETPYKCEICFKQFSHANNLKSHLRGHTGDTPYKCEICFKQFNQANGLKSHLRAHTGETPYKCEICFKQFNQANGLKFHLRTHTGETPYKCEICSKRFSRANNLKSHLRVHTGETPYKCEICFKQFSQATNLKSHLRVHTGETPYKCEICFKQFSIACNLKRHMKVHTGETPYNCEICFKQFTLATDLKKHLVVHTGEKPYKCEICFKQFSVAYNLKAHWRVHTGETPYKCEICFKKLTTKRNLKTHLRVHTGEKPYKCEICLKQFKQRIHLKTHAKVHTGERP encoded by the exons AAATGGGACCAAAAGCTGAAATTAAGGAAGAGTTTGCAGCAGAATGTTCTCAAGAATATAGAGAGAATCAGCTATGTACATCCCAAGATCTTGAAGACTTGGTTAATAAAGCAGATGAAGATAACTCAG gtttttctcAGAACGGAATGGAAATCGTGAAAACTGCACTTGCATGCTCTACAGAACAACAAATAAGTGCAAACACTGaagaaacaacatcaaaaaattctaattgtaaatgtaaaatttgttttaagcaatttaaccaGGCAGGTTCTTTGAAACGACATTTAAAAACGCACACTGCAGAAAAGTTgaacaagtgtgaaatttgttttaagcagctTACAACAaaaagtaatttgaaaacacacttgagaatgcacactggagaaaagccttttaagtgtaaaatttgttttaagcagtttagtcaagcaaAGAGTTTGAAATTTCATTTGAGAGGGCACACTGGAGAaacgccttacaagtgtgaaatctgttttaagcagtttagtcacgCAAATAATTTGAAATCTCATTTGAGAGGGCACACTGGAGACacgccttacaagtgtgaaatttgttttaagcagtttaatcAAGCAAATGGTTTGAAATTTCATTTGAGAGCGCACACTGGAGAaacgccttacaagtgtgaaatttgttttaagcagtttaatcAAGCAAATGGTTTGAAATTTCATTTGAGAACGCACACTGGAGAAAcgccatacaagtgtgaaatttgttttaaacggtTTAGTCGAGCAAATAATTTGAAAtctcatttgagagtgcacactggagaaacgccttacaagtgtgaaatttgttttaagcagtttagtcaagcaaATAATTTGAAAtctcatttgagagtgcacactggagaaacaccttacaagtgtgaaatttgttttagacAGTTTAGTCGAGCAAATAATTTGAAATCTcatttgaaagtgcacactggagaaacgccttacaagtgtgaaatctgttttaagcagtttagtcacgCAAATAATTTGAAATCTCATTTGAGAGGGCACACTGGAGACacgccttacaagtgtgaaatttgttttaagcagtttaatcAAGCAAATGGTTTGAAATCTCATTTGAGAGCGCACACTGGAGAaacgccttacaagtgtgaaatttgttttaagcagtttaatcAAGCAAATGGTTTGAAATTTCATTTGAGAACGCACACTGGAGAAAcgccatacaagtgtgaaatttgttctaaacgGTTTAGTCGAGCAAATAATTTGAAAtctcatttgagagtgcacactggagaaacgccttacaagtgtgaaatttgttttaagcagtttagtcaagcaaCTAACTTGAAATctcatttgagagtacacacaggagaaacgccttacaagtgtgaaatttgttttaaacagtttagtatagcatgtaatttgaaaagacatatgaaagttcacactggagaaacgccttataactgtgaaatttgttttaaacagtttacttTAGCAACTGACTTAAAAAAACATTTGGTAGTGCACACTGGGgagaaaccttacaagtgtgaaatttgttttaaacagttcaGTGTAGCATATAATTTGAAAGCACACtggagagtgcacactggagaaacgccttacaagtgtgaaatttgttttaagaagcTTACAACAAAAAGAAATTTGAAAACAcacttgagagtgcacactggagaaaagccttataagtgtgaaatttgtcttaaaCAGTTTAAGCAAAGAATACATTTGAAAACACATGCgaaagttcacactggagaaaggCCTTAG
- the LOC126887671 gene encoding zinc finger protein 234-like isoform X2: protein MEFKVEIKEELVEYNQKDLESQLSTSIDLENFKNELELEDISGFSQNGMEIVKTALACSTEQQISANTEETTSKNSNCKCKICFKQFNQAGSLKRHLKTHTAEKLNKCEICFKQLTTKSNLKTHLRMHTGEKPFKCKICFKQFSQAKSLKFHLRGHTGETPYKCEICFKQFSHANNLKSHLRGHTGDTPYKCEICFKQFNQANGLKFHLRAHTGETPYKCEICFKQFNQANGLKFHLRTHTGETPYKCEICFKRFSRANNLKSHLRVHTGETPYKCEICFKQFSQANNLKSHLRVHTGETPYKCEICFRQFSRANNLKSHLKVHTGETPYKCEICFKQFSHANNLKSHLRGHTGDTPYKCEICFKQFNQANGLKSHLRAHTGETPYKCEICFKQFNQANGLKFHLRTHTGETPYKCEICSKRFSRANNLKSHLRVHTGETPYKCEICFKQFSQATNLKSHLRVHTGETPYKCEICFKQFSIACNLKRHMKVHTGETPYNCEICFKQFTLATDLKKHLVVHTGEKPYKCEICFKQFSVAYNLKAHWRVHTGETPYKCEICFKKLTTKRNLKTHLRVHTGEKPYKCEICLKQFKQRIHLKTHAKVHTGERP, encoded by the coding sequence gtttttctcAGAACGGAATGGAAATCGTGAAAACTGCACTTGCATGCTCTACAGAACAACAAATAAGTGCAAACACTGaagaaacaacatcaaaaaattctaattgtaaatgtaaaatttgttttaagcaatttaaccaGGCAGGTTCTTTGAAACGACATTTAAAAACGCACACTGCAGAAAAGTTgaacaagtgtgaaatttgttttaagcagctTACAACAaaaagtaatttgaaaacacacttgagaatgcacactggagaaaagccttttaagtgtaaaatttgttttaagcagtttagtcaagcaaAGAGTTTGAAATTTCATTTGAGAGGGCACACTGGAGAaacgccttacaagtgtgaaatctgttttaagcagtttagtcacgCAAATAATTTGAAATCTCATTTGAGAGGGCACACTGGAGACacgccttacaagtgtgaaatttgttttaagcagtttaatcAAGCAAATGGTTTGAAATTTCATTTGAGAGCGCACACTGGAGAaacgccttacaagtgtgaaatttgttttaagcagtttaatcAAGCAAATGGTTTGAAATTTCATTTGAGAACGCACACTGGAGAAAcgccatacaagtgtgaaatttgttttaaacggtTTAGTCGAGCAAATAATTTGAAAtctcatttgagagtgcacactggagaaacgccttacaagtgtgaaatttgttttaagcagtttagtcaagcaaATAATTTGAAAtctcatttgagagtgcacactggagaaacaccttacaagtgtgaaatttgttttagacAGTTTAGTCGAGCAAATAATTTGAAATCTcatttgaaagtgcacactggagaaacgccttacaagtgtgaaatctgttttaagcagtttagtcacgCAAATAATTTGAAATCTCATTTGAGAGGGCACACTGGAGACacgccttacaagtgtgaaatttgttttaagcagtttaatcAAGCAAATGGTTTGAAATCTCATTTGAGAGCGCACACTGGAGAaacgccttacaagtgtgaaatttgttttaagcagtttaatcAAGCAAATGGTTTGAAATTTCATTTGAGAACGCACACTGGAGAAAcgccatacaagtgtgaaatttgttctaaacgGTTTAGTCGAGCAAATAATTTGAAAtctcatttgagagtgcacactggagaaacgccttacaagtgtgaaatttgttttaagcagtttagtcaagcaaCTAACTTGAAATctcatttgagagtacacacaggagaaacgccttacaagtgtgaaatttgttttaaacagtttagtatagcatgtaatttgaaaagacatatgaaagttcacactggagaaacgccttataactgtgaaatttgttttaaacagtttacttTAGCAACTGACTTAAAAAAACATTTGGTAGTGCACACTGGGgagaaaccttacaagtgtgaaatttgttttaaacagttcaGTGTAGCATATAATTTGAAAGCACACtggagagtgcacactggagaaacgccttacaagtgtgaaatttgttttaagaagcTTACAACAAAAAGAAATTTGAAAACAcacttgagagtgcacactggagaaaagccttataagtgtgaaatttgtcttaaaCAGTTTAAGCAAAGAATACATTTGAAAACACATGCgaaagttcacactggagaaaggCCTTAG